CTAACTAGATGTACCAAATATCAAGATATATCAAGATGTGAGATATCACTTGCTTAAATGTTTTGTCTGTCTTGTGCTGCTAAACTAAGGTTAAACAACAAGACTAGTTAGCAGATTAATCTAAGGTATATACCAAAACACAGACGTAAAGTACATCAAAAGGACTAGCGGTGTGCTGTATTTAGCAGAAGTACAAAAGCAAAAAGGCGGTTTATTGAGTGGCGGTTCCAAAACTGAACTCAAACTACTGGCTTGTCAACGAAGTGACCAGAATTGGAGTAATGTGTCAGAAGAAACGATTGCTGCTGATGAAGCAAGCAAGTTGAATGATGGCGCACTCGTACTAGTGGAACTGAGTCCGAATCGTCAAGTGCAACGGATTCAAGAGGCCGGGCGGCCGCTAGTAAACATTTTGCAAAATTTTTCCCGTCAAATGGAAAAATTTAAGCTCAAAGAAGATGAAATTGACCAGTGGAAGCAGTCCCTAATGTTCCAAGTCCAGGAGCTAAATCGCCGAGAAATGGACATGGAATCACGGTGGGAACAACTGCAACACCTGGAAAATGACGTGCAACGCTTAGAGCAAGAAAAGCAGGAAGTTGAAACATCCCGTGAGCAAATTGAAAAGTTGCGGGCAGAAGTTGAACGCAATCGTCAGGAACTCGAAGGTGCTTGGGAGCATTTACGGGGAGAGCAGCGTCGTCTCGATGAACTTAAACCAGATTCCCCCCAAGGGGCAGTTCTAGATGAGGGGCAAAGTCAGCTAATCGCTGATTTACTTAATCGCTTATCTAATGGCGTTGGTTACACGGGAATATTGCAGGAAAACCTCAATCTTGCTTTTGAACTCTTAGAAAAGCAGCAGTCCACTCTCAACCCACATTGGCAACAACTGGAGTCGCAGCGTAATTTGGCTGATCAACAACAGGGGGAAGTTGAACAACTCTCCCAAACTTTGGGCGATCGCCAATCGGAATTTGAACAGATCCAAAATTCTTTGCAGCAACATATAGCTCAGTTGCAACTGAGTAAGGCACAATTTGGCTATAAACAGGATTTTTCTGTCATCCTCAAAGAGCAGTTGCGAAATCAAGAAGATTTATACCAACAGATCCATGGTCTGTTGGCTATAACTGGAAATATGGTTTTCGGACACCAAGTTGATGTGGAAACGTTGCAAAACTTGCCTGTGGAAGAACTCCAAAAAATTGTCCAAGACTTGCAGAATAAACTAGAAATTGACTCTAGTTTCGTTCAAGACCAGGAACAAGAATTAAATTACAAAGAACAAGGTATACAAGAACTCGAAGTAAAGATACAACAAGCATCTGGAGAAGAGTTAAAAAATTTAGAAGCAGAACTGGCTGAAGAAAAAGACCTCTATCAAATGCTTAATAAAAGTTTAAAACCACAACGCAATAATTTAATTAAGCAGGAGCAGATTTTTAAACAACATCAAACTATTCTGCTGCAACGACAAGGACAATCTGTTCCCAATCCTACAGGTGATAATGCAATTAATTTAGAATCGCTCCTTTGCCGAATTGAAACCCAACGACAACAACAGTCCCAGGATCTGCAAACTTTGGCAGTTGAGATTGAGCAGCTGACTGCTGATATTGAGACTAAGCAAGCCGAAATTGATCATCAAACCCATGAGTTAGAGTCAAAACACCAAGAACTCAAATCGATGGAAGAACAATTACTCAACTTGCAAACAGCAAATGCTGAATGCTGGGGCAGATTAAAGCTCTATCAAGAAGCATTGCAACCTATTCAAGATTGTTTAGATGGTCTACGGGATAAGCTGCAAGCAATTTCTGAATCTTTAACTCATGTTCAAGCCACTGGTGATTCTCAACTTCAGACTATTACCCAGATGCGTCAGACTATCCAAACTTTGATTCCCCAAGGAGAGTTGTTAGCGTCTTAGAAAGGATGAGAGGTGAAAAATACTCATTTATCCTTCTTCTGGATACAGATCCAGTCACCTTCTGCTATTGCCGTCGCACCTCCAGGAAAAGGGTCAGTTTGAGAACGATTCGGTGCTGTAATTAAAGCTGTGATTTTTTCAATGTGTTCAAAGTTGGGAGCATCAGGTAATATTTCTTGGAGTACCTGACGCATTACCCGACGTTGCAAAGCTAGGGGTTCTGTTTTTAGAAAGCGACGATTTACTTGTAAATCACCTTTCTCTCCCTTTACTGAGGCTTGTAAACGCAATTGACGGGCTGTTTGTTCTAAATATTCTACCTCCGCTTGTAGGAGTTCGGCTGTTTGAGCCAAATTTGTTTCTACTTGGGGGTTGAAATTTTCTTTTAAATAAGGGATGAGTTCGTTACGAATGCGATTTCGCGCATATTGTAAATTTTGATTTGTCGAGTCTTCCCAAATTGGCAAGTTAAAGTTTTGACAAAATTGCTCAGTTTGGCTGCGGGTAACTGCCAAGAGTGGACGAACTAGCAGGATGTTGTTAGTTAGTGGACGTTGCCAAGTTAAAGCTTGTAAACCATCAGCACCAGTACCGCGCATTAAATTATATAATAGAGTTTCCGCGCGATCGCTTGCCGTATGTCCGGTGACAATATATTGATAATTGTGAACTTCAGCAATTTGAGTTAAAGCTTGATATCGCCAATTTCTAGCAGTCGCTTCACTATTAACAGGATTTGTAGCTGTTTCTAAATAAAAAGGTGTATTCCAAGTTTGTGCTAAATTTTCGACATGATGAGCATTTGCTTGGGAGTCTTCACGCCAACGATGATCACAATGGGCTATAGCTAAACTCCATCCCCATTTTGGCTGTAAATCTAGTAATAATTTAATTAAGCATAAAGAATCTTGTCCACCGGAAACTGCGACTAATAGCTTTTGGTTTCGTGCAAATAAATCACGGGCGCGAATGGTACGATGTATTTGGGCGTGAAGAGGAGTCCATAAGCTCATTTTTCTGTTGAAGCTAGTGCATGATTTTACTTGACAGGGATAGATTTAAAGTCCTTATTAGATACTTTAACAAGAACTGGAGTCCCGATGCGATCGCCTGAATCGTAATCAAACTTAATTTCACCATTCTCACCTATAGCAGTAAACCCCCTACTTCCCAATACTTGTTGTAACCCCTGACGAGTTTGTTTTTTCTGCAACCCAGCAATAATAGCTTGTGTTGCATCATAAGCCGTCGCTGTCCGCCAGTTAACCGCACCACCCCAAAAAGATTGCATATTTTGGGCAAAAGACGGATTTAAATCGGGATGCCACGGGGTGACTAGCACTAATCCTTCAACCTGTCCTTGTAATATTTCTTTAGTATATATAGTTGCTTCGCCAAATAAAACTAATCTGCCATCATTGAAATTCGCTAAATTAATTGCTGTGTTTAATTGATTAAGTTCGGGGTCGATAAACAACCCATTTGCACCTAGATTAATCGCTTGATTTACTGCTGTAATAACATTGAAATTAGGATTATAGGACTTACGCACTGTACAAATTGACCGTCATGTGTTTGAACGAAATTAGGTTGTTTCAGGCTTTGGAGGATGAAATTCAGATCAATAGCGATCGCTAAAAAATTGTCAAAAACCCAGGTTTAAATCCCTGAAACCCATACCCCTTATTTGTTCCTTTCTGTCAATGCGTAAGTCCTAAAATTGTCATTTATTTCAAAATTTTTACACCAAGTATTAGAAAAATAATGATTATATAACCCAATAAATAAATTATCTTGAGGATGAATAATCCAATATCCCCAGACAGTAAAACTAAATATCAAGATCATAAATATTATTTTAGCCCTAATGGGGTATTTACGAAAGTTTCTGCGGAATTGTCTCATGTAATCAACCTTGAAAATAAGTTAGTTATAACGTCTTTTAATATATCTTTTAATTAAAGGATTTAGAACCCAAAGTATTTTATCTCCTGCTAATATATCAGCTTGTTCAATCAAACGAAGTTGCCATAAATGACCTATAGCTTGACTAATTTCTCCCAGAGAGGTGGAGGGGAAAAATTGAGATATTTGAGAAACTAATAGTGGCTCTGTAGCTATTGCTAATTTTTGCATAATTTGAATTTCTAAGTTTTTCAAATAAAAAAAAAGTTTATCAAGTAATCCCATGTTCACATCAGGTATATAAATTGTTCCTTCCAGAAATTCATAAATTTGTCCATTATGAATATTTTTAATTGGTTCAGAAGCCAGAATTAAAGCTAATGGATGTCCTTTGTAGATTTCAATTAATTGTTCTATTCCTGGATTTACAAGTCCTAACTCTGTCAACATGGTGTTAGCATCGACAGAAGTTGTGAATATCAGCAGACAAAATGATATTTTGCAGCTCATGTCAGTGCAATCATCGCAAATAAAAAATATTTTGTTTACACAGGGTTATCAGCGAGGGGATGAGGATGATGATCCAATAGTTCCACCTAACTAATTGCTCAAAATGCCTTTCTCATCAATCGGGAGAAAGCAATATAGATGATTTAAATTTCCTACAAATAAGGAATAATAGTGGTTTATATAGATGAAAGTTTCTCTAATTAATCTGTATTTATCTAAATGGTAGAGGCACTTTCATCTGATATAAATCAGTTGGTTCTAGAATGAAGAATTCTGACTGCATCAAGCTTCCAAACTTCTAATTCTGGTAATTGCCAACGGACTTTTTTAAGTTGCTGCTCATGGGAGTAAATTTCTAGAAACTTTTGCCATGATTCTCTCGCACTTTCCTGATCTCCCTGTGCTGCTTGGACTTGTGCTAATAAGCAATAAGCCGGAGCATAATCATTTTCTAATTTCACACAGATGAGTAAATGCTTTTTTGCTTGGTGATAAAAATTTTGCTGAAAATATGCCCAGCCAATATTTTTGTGCAATGCTACTTTAACTGTATCATCTTTCACCCTTGACAAAATTGGTTCAATAAGTTTCACAGCATCTGCACTATTTCCTTGGAGAATGTGCAAACGAG
This genomic interval from Anabaena sphaerica FACHB-251 contains the following:
- the hmpF gene encoding pilus motility taxis protein HmpF; translation: MLYLAEVQKQKGGLLSGGSKTELKLLACQRSDQNWSNVSEETIAADEASKLNDGALVLVELSPNRQVQRIQEAGRPLVNILQNFSRQMEKFKLKEDEIDQWKQSLMFQVQELNRREMDMESRWEQLQHLENDVQRLEQEKQEVETSREQIEKLRAEVERNRQELEGAWEHLRGEQRRLDELKPDSPQGAVLDEGQSQLIADLLNRLSNGVGYTGILQENLNLAFELLEKQQSTLNPHWQQLESQRNLADQQQGEVEQLSQTLGDRQSEFEQIQNSLQQHIAQLQLSKAQFGYKQDFSVILKEQLRNQEDLYQQIHGLLAITGNMVFGHQVDVETLQNLPVEELQKIVQDLQNKLEIDSSFVQDQEQELNYKEQGIQELEVKIQQASGEELKNLEAELAEEKDLYQMLNKSLKPQRNNLIKQEQIFKQHQTILLQRQGQSVPNPTGDNAINLESLLCRIETQRQQQSQDLQTLAVEIEQLTADIETKQAEIDHQTHELESKHQELKSMEEQLLNLQTANAECWGRLKLYQEALQPIQDCLDGLRDKLQAISESLTHVQATGDSQLQTITQMRQTIQTLIPQGELLAS
- the tilS gene encoding tRNA lysidine(34) synthetase TilS, which codes for MSLWTPLHAQIHRTIRARDLFARNQKLLVAVSGGQDSLCLIKLLLDLQPKWGWSLAIAHCDHRWREDSQANAHHVENLAQTWNTPFYLETATNPVNSEATARNWRYQALTQIAEVHNYQYIVTGHTASDRAETLLYNLMRGTGADGLQALTWQRPLTNNILLVRPLLAVTRSQTEQFCQNFNLPIWEDSTNQNLQYARNRIRNELIPYLKENFNPQVETNLAQTAELLQAEVEYLEQTARQLRLQASVKGEKGDLQVNRRFLKTEPLALQRRVMRQVLQEILPDAPNFEHIEKITALITAPNRSQTDPFPGGATAIAEGDWICIQKKDK